In Bacillus horti, a single window of DNA contains:
- a CDS encoding M55 family metallopeptidase codes for MKVFISVDMEGISGVATGQQMQDPEYGRFRKLMTQDTNAAIAGAFEAGATEVLVGDSHGNMSNILIEELDPRARLISGSNKLLCQMEGIDETFDAAYFVGYHGREGGSERAVINHTISGLCVTEIRINGRPVGEAEINAGIAGYYGVPCVLITGDDVLAEEVKETLPDIEAAIVKRGIDRFTAELLSPQHAQEIIKEKAKLGLQKAKSIKPYQVAGKVTFEIEFKLTNQAQMCTLFPTVELISPKTIRIETDDYVVGYKQLWGCLILGMKATRSVLGG; via the coding sequence ATGAAGGTTTTTATCTCAGTAGACATGGAAGGAATATCTGGAGTAGCAACAGGCCAGCAGATGCAGGACCCTGAATACGGACGTTTTAGAAAGCTTATGACACAGGATACAAACGCAGCCATTGCAGGAGCATTTGAAGCAGGTGCAACGGAGGTTCTCGTAGGAGATTCTCACGGTAATATGTCGAATATTTTAATAGAAGAGCTCGATCCGAGAGCTAGATTAATTTCCGGGAGCAATAAGCTGTTATGTCAGATGGAAGGTATTGATGAAACGTTTGATGCCGCCTATTTTGTGGGCTACCATGGGCGTGAAGGTGGCTCCGAAAGAGCAGTCATTAACCACACAATTTCTGGACTATGTGTGACTGAGATCAGAATTAACGGTCGACCTGTTGGAGAAGCAGAAATCAATGCTGGAATTGCTGGTTACTATGGAGTGCCTTGTGTATTAATAACCGGAGATGATGTCCTAGCAGAAGAAGTAAAGGAAACATTACCAGACATAGAAGCAGCTATTGTAAAAAGAGGCATCGATCGTTTTACAGCAGAGCTTTTGTCCCCTCAGCATGCTCAGGAGATTATTAAAGAAAAAGCTAAGCTAGGTCTACAAAAAGCCAAGAGTATAAAACCCTATCAGGTAGCAGGGAAGGTTACCTTCGAAATTGAGTTTAAGCTGACCAATCAGGCTCAAATGTGTACACTTTTCCCTACTGTAGAGCTCATTAGTCCAAAAACAATTCGTATTGAAACGGATGATTATGTAGTGGGTTACAAGCAGCTTTGGGGCTGTCTGATTCTTGGGATGAAAGCGACTAGAAGTGTGTTGGGTGGATAA
- a CDS encoding MerR family transcriptional regulator has protein sequence MIRIGELAKKANISKRTLYYYEQIELLQPALIK, from the coding sequence ATGATCCGAATTGGAGAATTAGCGAAAAAAGCAAATATTAGCAAAAGAACACTTTATTACTATGAACAAATTGAATTGTTACAACCCGCACTTATTAAATGA
- a CDS encoding MerR family transcriptional regulator produces the protein MELTVGNFARYVKTTLRTLRHYEQIGLLVPKMKNRLNQKVYSRDELKKFYNIQLLKSLNMPLHEIKQRLENPKYSFKDMLEVQEAVLLDKKEKINMSLEMINRIKNLVIETGHLKTDDLMLLMNSIRLEEDQRVILNQYFSSNTVDTIMPKGKSQQKELDRLNMRLLSFVQSAIQNGLSPESDQVQRELKELLKKLPLPIDELSNTNNNFDEQLEIFQALLPVDMVEFVKEAMQALYKKHKEE, from the coding sequence ATGGAACTTACTGTCGGAAATTTCGCTAGATATGTAAAAACTACCTTAAGGACACTTAGACATTATGAACAAATTGGACTTCTTGTTCCTAAGATGAAAAACCGCCTAAATCAAAAAGTTTATTCAAGAGATGAATTGAAAAAATTTTATAATATTCAGCTGCTCAAAAGTCTGAACATGCCTTTACACGAAATCAAACAACGACTTGAAAACCCAAAGTATTCTTTTAAAGATATGTTAGAAGTGCAAGAGGCTGTGCTCCTTGATAAGAAAGAGAAAATAAATATGTCATTGGAAATGATCAATAGAATTAAGAATTTAGTTATTGAAACTGGTCATTTAAAAACCGACGATCTGATGCTACTCATGAATTCAATTCGACTAGAAGAAGATCAAAGAGTAATTTTAAATCAATACTTCTCTTCAAATACCGTAGATACTATTATGCCAAAAGGTAAATCCCAACAAAAAGAGTTGGATAGGCTAAATATGAGATTGTTATCTTTTGTTCAATCAGCCATACAAAACGGACTTAGCCCTGAAAGTGATCAAGTGCAAAGAGAATTAAAAGAACTATTAAAAAAGCTTCCTCTACCTATAGACGAGCTTTCTAATACAAATAATAATTTCGATGAACAATTAGAAATCTTTCAAGCTCTACTTCCAGTTGATATGGTGGAATTTGTAAAAGAAGCGATGCAAGCTCTTTATAAAAAGCATAAGGAAGAATAA
- a CDS encoding CPBP family intramembrane glutamic endopeptidase produces MSELSTKQHNKLLIQIVLGLMPFFILGLILIAIFKWKEIIPFIISLFTPNDLSYLSVTLLGLIVGAIIVIITVCLIIMTKTELPQSDSAEIINKLMKTHSGIAVSSIGGGFFEEFFFRGVLIGLFIGYSYVIDWVVIFLSTFLFWIIHLPQYKGVYLAYLGVFINGLIFALLFYFTGSLIPAIIAHAIYNLGIGIYFIKK; encoded by the coding sequence ATGAGCGAATTAAGTACTAAGCAACATAATAAGCTTTTAATTCAAATTGTGTTAGGTTTAATGCCTTTCTTCATATTAGGTTTAATTCTTATAGCTATTTTTAAATGGAAAGAGATTATACCCTTTATTATTTCGTTGTTTACTCCTAATGATTTATCATATCTTTCAGTAACCTTACTTGGCTTAATTGTTGGTGCAATCATAGTGATCATTACCGTCTGCCTTATTATCATGACCAAAACGGAACTACCCCAAAGTGATAGTGCAGAAATAATAAATAAACTAATGAAGACACATAGTGGTATTGCTGTAAGTTCAATAGGAGGAGGTTTTTTTGAAGAATTTTTCTTTAGGGGTGTTTTGATTGGATTGTTTATTGGTTATTCTTATGTCATTGATTGGGTCGTAATTTTTCTAAGTACCTTTCTATTTTGGATCATCCATTTACCTCAATATAAAGGGGTATACTTAGCATATTTAGGTGTATTCATAAATGGACTAATATTTGCTTTATTGTTTTACTTTACTGGTTCATTAATTCCGGCAATAATTGCCCATGCCATTTATAATCTTGGGATAGGGATTTACTTTATAAAAAAGTAG
- a CDS encoding MTH1187 family thiamine-binding protein yields the protein MAIVDITIVPIGTEGPSVKDYVVHIHKALKQYEDRVKVQLTPMSTILEGELSDLFEVIQAIHEVPFKEGIQRVATNIRIDDRRDKAVNMQDKVRSVQEKL from the coding sequence ATGGCAATTGTTGATATAACCATTGTTCCAATAGGAACAGAAGGACCAAGTGTAAAGGATTATGTTGTTCATATTCATAAGGCTCTTAAACAGTATGAAGATAGGGTGAAGGTTCAACTAACACCAATGAGTACCATTTTAGAAGGGGAGTTAAGTGATTTGTTTGAAGTCATTCAAGCCATTCATGAGGTTCCTTTCAAAGAAGGGATTCAAAGAGTAGCGACAAATATTCGAATTGATGATCGCAGGGACAAGGCAGTGAACATGCAGGACAAGGTAAGGTCTGTTCAGGAGAAGCTATAA
- a CDS encoding nucleotidyltransferase domain-containing protein encodes MESLEAGYGLDQQGFIISDVSLDKIKPAYMVCVQESVEKLSQSFPEQLHSVYVYGSVGRGDAVAIKSDLDLLAIFNDPLSSDRSAELKKLALELSQKYRSLVRDIGVANTYYDYVTDPKNYDEQAFLKEICVCVHGEDLGERFGPYKLTPQIAISFNGDICDVFTRVITRLKAASNDEWKAIVQGFCRKLIRTYYSMVMARSQIWSTRLHEQCEVFISHFPDKEPIVQTLVKWLENPPTERNYVIRYFEKEGQWACENFVTEANVLKL; translated from the coding sequence ATGGAAAGTTTAGAAGCAGGATATGGACTTGATCAACAAGGATTTATTATAAGTGACGTTAGCTTAGATAAGATTAAGCCTGCCTATATGGTTTGCGTACAAGAGTCAGTCGAGAAACTTAGTCAATCGTTTCCTGAGCAATTACATAGTGTTTATGTTTACGGTAGTGTAGGTAGAGGTGATGCGGTAGCTATTAAGTCAGACTTGGATCTTCTCGCTATTTTTAATGATCCGTTAAGCTCTGATAGATCTGCTGAGTTGAAAAAGCTTGCCTTGGAATTGTCTCAAAAATATCGTTCTTTGGTTCGCGATATTGGTGTAGCAAATACTTACTATGACTATGTCACTGATCCGAAGAATTATGACGAGCAAGCTTTTCTTAAGGAGATCTGTGTTTGTGTACATGGAGAGGACTTAGGAGAACGCTTTGGACCGTACAAACTAACTCCTCAAATAGCTATAAGCTTTAACGGGGATATCTGTGATGTTTTCACTAGGGTTATAACTAGGTTAAAAGCTGCTTCAAACGATGAATGGAAAGCCATTGTACAAGGCTTTTGTCGTAAGCTCATTCGAACCTATTATTCAATGGTGATGGCTCGTTCTCAGATTTGGTCAACGAGGCTTCATGAGCAATGTGAGGTGTTTATTAGTCACTTCCCTGATAAAGAGCCTATTGTTCAAACTCTCGTAAAGTGGCTAGAAAATCCGCCAACAGAACGGAATTACGTAATCAGGTACTTTGAGAAAGAAGGACAGTGGGCATGTGAGAATTTTGTTACTGAAGCTAATGTTTTAAAGCTATAG
- a CDS encoding aldo/keto reductase encodes MRTIKLGSSNLDVPVIAVGCMRIDSLDKQAAEKFVQGALEEGANFFDHADIYGAGKSEEIFAEAIHMNDDVREKVILQSKCGIREGMFDFSKEHILTSVDGILQRLRTDYLDVLLLHRPDTLVEPEEVAEAFDQLESLGKVRHFGVSNQTPMQIQLLQKFVKQPIVANQLQLSITNANMISNGFNVNMENDAAINRDGNVLDFCRLQDITIQPWSPFQYGFFEGVFLNNDKFPELNKKIDEIAEKYGVSNTTIAIAWILRHPAKMQPVVGTMNMARLKDCIKASEVELTREEWYGIYRAAGNVLP; translated from the coding sequence ATGAGAACCATTAAGCTAGGATCAAGTAACTTAGACGTGCCTGTTATTGCAGTAGGTTGCATGAGAATAGATTCTTTAGATAAGCAAGCAGCAGAGAAGTTTGTGCAAGGAGCGCTGGAGGAAGGAGCAAACTTTTTTGATCATGCAGATATTTATGGAGCTGGTAAGAGTGAGGAGATTTTTGCTGAAGCCATACATATGAATGATGATGTGCGAGAAAAAGTGATCCTACAGTCTAAGTGTGGAATTCGGGAGGGAATGTTTGATTTTTCTAAAGAGCATATTCTTACTTCTGTTGATGGTATTTTACAGCGCTTACGTACGGATTACTTAGATGTACTATTACTACACCGTCCAGACACTTTGGTAGAGCCAGAGGAAGTCGCCGAAGCGTTTGATCAATTAGAAAGCTTAGGCAAGGTGCGCCATTTTGGTGTTTCCAATCAAACGCCTATGCAAATTCAGTTGCTTCAAAAGTTTGTTAAGCAACCAATCGTTGCAAATCAGCTGCAATTAAGTATTACAAATGCGAATATGATTTCCAACGGATTTAACGTGAACATGGAGAATGACGCAGCGATTAATAGGGACGGTAATGTGCTAGACTTTTGCCGATTACAGGATATTACGATTCAGCCGTGGTCCCCGTTCCAATATGGCTTCTTTGAAGGCGTGTTCTTAAACAATGATAAGTTTCCTGAGTTAAATAAAAAGATAGATGAAATTGCTGAAAAATACGGTGTGAGTAATACGACGATTGCTATTGCTTGGATCTTGCGTCATCCAGCAAAAATGCAGCCAGTGGTCGGCACAATGAATATGGCTAGATTAAAGGATTGCATCAAAGCAAGTGAAGTTGAGTTAACTCGTGAGGAGTGGTATGGCATTTACCGTGCTGCTGGAAATGTGCTTCCTTAA
- a CDS encoding M42 family metallopeptidase produces the protein MKDLLQQLTSLIGPPGFEEEVARFVYKEAKKYADEVRIDALGNVIALKKGRGSAPSVLLSAHMDETGFVVKKIEPNGLIRFEKNGGHDDRIILAQKVKLRTETGYVKGVIGTISAHFMKYDDPQKVRKHAQLYIDVGASNAEEVHSMGIEVGTPIGWDSELDFIGQADGVSRLVGKSFDDRASCAILLELLKELKEQPSSGDVYAVFSVQEEVGLRGAQVAAYHVQPDVALAVDTTAVSDTFEEMMDGTLALGKGAGIKVLDFSLVAHPWVRKRLVEVAKKKEINYQMEVFPGIGTDGGALATSLGGIPTGVVSIPTRYAHSPVEVMDWKDFEACYQLVEQFVRSLEDGTEIRFVDVE, from the coding sequence ATGAAGGATTTACTACAACAACTAACTTCACTAATAGGACCACCGGGATTTGAGGAGGAAGTGGCCAGATTTGTCTATAAGGAAGCGAAGAAATATGCAGATGAGGTTCGTATTGATGCGTTAGGAAATGTCATTGCTTTGAAAAAGGGGAGAGGGAGTGCTCCGAGTGTTTTGCTATCTGCTCATATGGATGAGACAGGCTTTGTCGTTAAGAAAATAGAGCCTAACGGATTAATCCGCTTTGAGAAAAACGGGGGACATGATGATCGTATTATACTAGCTCAAAAGGTAAAGCTTAGAACCGAAACAGGTTATGTGAAAGGGGTCATTGGTACAATCTCTGCTCATTTTATGAAATATGATGATCCCCAAAAGGTTAGGAAGCATGCTCAGCTATATATTGATGTAGGTGCTTCAAATGCTGAGGAAGTACATAGTATGGGAATAGAAGTAGGTACACCTATTGGATGGGATAGTGAGCTAGATTTTATCGGTCAAGCGGACGGAGTTTCTCGATTGGTCGGAAAATCTTTTGATGATAGGGCAAGCTGTGCCATTCTATTGGAGCTACTAAAGGAGTTGAAGGAGCAGCCTTCGTCAGGAGATGTATACGCCGTATTTTCCGTACAGGAAGAGGTCGGTTTACGTGGAGCACAAGTAGCTGCTTATCATGTGCAGCCTGATGTAGCTTTAGCGGTAGACACCACAGCGGTAAGTGATACATTTGAAGAAATGATGGATGGAACCTTAGCCCTTGGAAAAGGAGCAGGAATTAAAGTGCTAGATTTCAGCTTAGTAGCTCATCCTTGGGTGAGAAAGCGTCTGGTTGAGGTGGCTAAGAAGAAGGAGATAAACTACCAGATGGAGGTCTTTCCAGGGATTGGTACAGACGGTGGAGCTTTAGCTACTAGCCTTGGTGGAATTCCAACAGGAGTCGTTTCCATCCCCACACGCTACGCCCATTCTCCTGTAGAAGTGATGGATTGGAAGGATTTTGAGGCTTGCTATCAGTTGGTGGAGCAATTTGTGCGTTCTTTAGAGGATGGAACTGAAATTCGGTTTGTGGATGTTGAGTAG
- a CDS encoding gamma-glutamylcyclotransferase, producing the protein MSPLYLFVYGTLRQGENNHAFLRHSSCIEQECWVYGKLFDTGLGYPVLEINQSKTYKVKGELYLLDPRDLPGVDELEGYVQGREENLYDRIEVDVYKGKEAVEKAILYCNIAFPTPPEKWIESGDWVEFQERSKVCPVLLQETWDKAISQQDRLLFTQMNEQDPPKLGAVRFLPVRTGFNHEGKCFATVLIQNGTGSSLDFSNAHLRYDLETVEAESEAFLAQHFHVPELQVKALSSTPWTFLFHDQGGVRQLVEQGLASQSRWTVSMNDAAEVAQQIRDNELEKE; encoded by the coding sequence ATGAGCCCTTTATATTTATTTGTGTATGGGACGTTAAGACAGGGAGAAAACAATCATGCTTTTCTGCGCCACTCTAGTTGTATTGAGCAGGAATGTTGGGTGTATGGGAAGCTTTTTGACACAGGATTAGGCTATCCGGTATTAGAAATCAATCAAAGCAAAACATATAAAGTGAAAGGTGAGCTATATCTACTAGACCCGAGAGATTTGCCAGGTGTGGATGAGCTTGAAGGTTATGTACAGGGACGTGAAGAAAACCTGTACGATAGGATAGAAGTAGACGTATATAAAGGGAAGGAAGCTGTGGAGAAGGCTATTTTGTATTGTAATATAGCTTTTCCTACTCCACCTGAAAAGTGGATTGAATCCGGAGATTGGGTGGAGTTCCAAGAGCGGTCAAAGGTATGTCCTGTCCTCTTACAAGAAACCTGGGATAAGGCGATCTCTCAGCAGGATCGGCTCCTATTTACACAAATGAATGAACAAGACCCTCCGAAGCTTGGTGCAGTGAGATTCCTTCCTGTGCGGACAGGCTTTAATCATGAAGGGAAGTGCTTTGCCACAGTTTTAATTCAAAATGGAACAGGGAGTAGCCTAGATTTTTCTAACGCTCATTTACGATATGACTTAGAAACTGTCGAAGCTGAGTCGGAAGCCTTTTTAGCTCAACATTTCCATGTGCCAGAATTACAGGTGAAGGCTCTTTCAAGTACGCCATGGACTTTTCTGTTTCATGATCAAGGTGGTGTACGTCAGCTAGTGGAGCAAGGACTTGCGAGTCAATCTCGCTGGACCGTATCCATGAATGATGCAGCAGAGGTGGCTCAGCAGATTAGGGATAATGAGCTTGAAAAGGAATAA
- a CDS encoding beta-propeller domain-containing protein encodes MSDKQIRRKSILLLTVGVSVLTMVLLLFIVEQPPSPSHSTTSNPDTLQTQVPDVQLLNASSQGLPVVGSQEQLYELVKKVYDDQKEPWFKNLFGRTFNQNDSSGAEEESGAIADTAANSSEFAETNLQVAGVDEADIVKTDGQNVYSFRQSNTGQSSLLVSRVYPIEDMSILQEVEYEEYFYPFSMYVDEQHLVVIGQEYLPYIAQGYDNDTEQATENVARDLISPAGHSMTKVIVYNRDNSGKLQTERELEFEGSYLSSRKIDKDIYVLTNEYLSYVEPRTGRLKETIAPPTYRDTSISEDYHYISYDQMFYFPDPSMNYLNVAGFSLDKPEQPVDLNAYLGGGQDIYGTKEHLFVTQSNYRTLDSTLDSNAVSADMAVSRPFFGGGVESTTIYKFAWKEGRTEFITQGDVPGRMLNQFSMDEHNGHLRIATTSGDMWAEDENQSENHLFVMDHQLQIVGQIDGIAPGEQIYSARFMGDRAYMVTFRTVDPLFVLDLQDPTQPTVLGELKIPGFSNYLHPYDENHVIGFGMDTEEFVETDWQGNEREMAIQTGVKLTLFDITDPNQPKEKFVEKIGDQGTYSDLNHNHKALLFSKERDIFAFPIQVYKALPNNTNKSPWQETKFDYQGIYIYGINSDQGFQLKGKISQMSQEQIQNNPWDHYDRWIQRALYIEDTVYTISNGRIQANDLNSLDLLNTLDMK; translated from the coding sequence ATGTCGGACAAACAAATTAGAAGAAAAAGCATCTTACTGCTAACAGTAGGAGTATCCGTTCTGACTATGGTTCTTCTATTGTTTATTGTTGAGCAACCACCGTCACCTTCACATTCTACTACATCGAATCCGGACACCTTACAGACTCAAGTACCAGACGTACAGCTTCTTAACGCTTCATCACAAGGTCTACCAGTAGTAGGTTCACAGGAGCAGCTTTATGAACTGGTGAAAAAGGTCTATGATGATCAAAAGGAACCTTGGTTCAAAAACCTATTTGGCAGAACCTTTAACCAAAATGATAGCTCAGGAGCAGAAGAAGAAAGTGGAGCCATAGCTGATACAGCAGCTAACTCCTCAGAATTTGCAGAAACCAACCTACAAGTAGCTGGCGTTGATGAAGCAGACATTGTCAAAACTGACGGACAAAATGTGTACAGCTTTCGTCAAAGTAACACGGGACAGTCTAGCTTACTCGTTTCAAGAGTTTACCCCATAGAGGATATGAGTATTTTACAAGAAGTAGAGTATGAGGAATACTTTTACCCTTTTTCAATGTATGTAGATGAGCAGCATCTTGTTGTGATTGGACAGGAATATCTACCCTACATAGCACAAGGCTATGATAATGATACCGAGCAGGCAACTGAGAACGTGGCTAGAGATTTAATTTCTCCTGCGGGACACTCCATGACCAAGGTCATTGTATACAATAGAGATAACTCAGGAAAGCTACAGACTGAGCGTGAGCTTGAATTTGAAGGTTCGTATCTGTCCTCCCGTAAAATAGACAAGGACATCTATGTATTAACAAACGAGTATTTAAGCTACGTGGAACCACGTACTGGCAGGCTAAAAGAAACAATAGCTCCTCCTACCTACCGTGATACGTCCATCTCTGAAGACTATCACTACATTAGCTATGATCAGATGTTCTATTTCCCTGATCCAAGCATGAATTACCTAAATGTCGCTGGATTCAGTTTAGATAAACCAGAGCAGCCTGTGGATTTGAACGCTTATCTAGGTGGAGGTCAAGACATTTACGGAACCAAAGAGCATTTATTTGTGACTCAATCTAATTATCGTACTTTAGACTCCACTTTAGACTCTAATGCCGTCAGTGCAGATATGGCTGTGAGCAGACCTTTCTTCGGTGGAGGTGTTGAATCGACAACCATCTATAAATTTGCTTGGAAAGAAGGACGTACGGAATTCATTACCCAAGGAGATGTTCCGGGAAGAATGCTAAATCAATTTTCCATGGATGAACATAACGGGCATTTAAGAATAGCCACAACATCCGGAGACATGTGGGCAGAGGATGAAAATCAATCGGAAAATCATTTATTTGTCATGGATCATCAGCTACAAATTGTTGGCCAAATTGATGGTATTGCCCCTGGCGAACAAATTTATTCAGCCAGATTCATGGGAGACCGTGCTTATATGGTTACATTTAGAACAGTTGATCCTTTATTTGTACTTGATCTACAAGATCCAACACAGCCAACTGTATTAGGAGAGTTGAAAATACCAGGTTTCAGTAACTATCTGCATCCCTATGATGAAAATCATGTGATTGGCTTTGGTATGGATACAGAAGAGTTTGTTGAAACAGACTGGCAAGGAAATGAAAGAGAGATGGCCATTCAAACTGGAGTAAAGCTTACTCTATTTGATATTACAGACCCTAATCAGCCAAAGGAAAAGTTTGTAGAGAAAATTGGAGACCAAGGAACATACTCAGATCTGAATCACAACCACAAGGCTCTATTGTTCTCTAAAGAGAGAGATATCTTTGCCTTCCCTATTCAGGTCTATAAAGCTCTACCTAATAACACCAACAAGTCACCATGGCAGGAAACGAAATTTGATTATCAGGGAATCTACATTTATGGCATAAACTCAGATCAAGGCTTCCAGTTAAAGGGCAAAATTAGCCAAATGAGTCAAGAACAAATTCAAAACAACCCATGGGATCATTACGATAGATGGATTCAACGAGCACTTTACATTGAAGATACTGTTTACACCATCTCAAACGGCCGCATCCAAGCAAATGATTTAAATAGCCTGGACTTACTTAATACGCTAGATATGAAATAA
- a CDS encoding MFS transporter codes for MQTATVQPKPKVNLDQQTTYRVLFAISFVHLLNDSIQSVIPAIFPILQESMNLTYFQLGMIGFALNMTASIMQPFVGFYTDKRPSPFLLPMGMFFTFLGMLGLAFASNFYFVLLSVVLVGVGSAVFHPEGSRVVYLAAGQRRGLAQSIFQVGGNAGQALAPIMTVLIFVPLGQFGAIWFTFVAAMASIVLLFVARWAKERMHVFAPPKKSQAVRKVNPEKIKAVRIAMGLLLFFIFARSWYHASITNYYPFYLMQEYGLLVEEAQIYIFIFLAAGAVGTFMGGPLADRFGKKKIILFSMLGSAPLTLILPYVSQEWAYAIFLINGFIILSSFSVTVVYAQELVPGKIGTVTGLTIGLAFGMGALGSLALGGLVDIFSLTPVMIAAGFLPLIGVVAYFLPSDQKLREWAEEA; via the coding sequence ATGCAAACAGCAACGGTTCAACCGAAGCCGAAGGTGAACCTAGATCAGCAAACAACCTATAGAGTTTTATTTGCTATTAGCTTTGTTCATTTGTTAAATGATTCTATTCAATCGGTTATTCCTGCTATTTTTCCAATCCTACAGGAGTCCATGAATCTGACCTATTTTCAGCTAGGTATGATTGGCTTTGCTCTTAATATGACAGCTTCAATTATGCAGCCCTTCGTGGGATTTTATACGGACAAGCGTCCATCTCCTTTTTTATTGCCAATGGGGATGTTTTTTACATTTTTAGGGATGCTCGGGTTAGCTTTCGCCTCTAATTTTTACTTTGTTTTACTTTCCGTCGTCCTGGTTGGAGTAGGCTCTGCTGTTTTTCATCCTGAGGGCTCGCGTGTGGTGTACTTAGCTGCTGGCCAACGAAGAGGGTTAGCACAGTCCATCTTTCAGGTTGGTGGAAACGCGGGGCAGGCTTTAGCTCCGATTATGACCGTTCTAATCTTTGTACCTCTTGGTCAGTTTGGAGCGATTTGGTTTACGTTTGTTGCTGCAATGGCTTCCATTGTATTGCTATTTGTAGCAAGGTGGGCGAAGGAGAGGATGCATGTATTTGCTCCTCCTAAAAAGTCACAAGCGGTTAGAAAAGTGAATCCTGAGAAGATAAAAGCTGTACGAATAGCGATGGGATTGCTTTTGTTTTTCATTTTTGCCCGCTCCTGGTACCATGCTAGCATTACAAATTATTATCCCTTTTATCTTATGCAGGAGTATGGCTTGCTTGTTGAGGAGGCACAAATTTATATTTTTATCTTTTTAGCGGCTGGAGCTGTAGGAACATTTATGGGTGGTCCTTTAGCTGATCGCTTTGGTAAAAAGAAAATTATTCTTTTCTCCATGCTTGGTTCAGCACCTTTAACCCTGATTCTTCCGTATGTTAGTCAGGAATGGGCGTATGCGATTTTCCTAATTAACGGATTTATTATCTTATCTAGCTTTTCTGTAACGGTGGTATATGCTCAGGAGCTTGTCCCTGGAAAAATCGGCACGGTTACCGGTTTAACGATTGGCTTAGCATTTGGGATGGGGGCATTAGGTTCATTAGCATTGGGAGGATTGGTTGATATCTTTTCCTTAACTCCTGTTATGATTGCAGCAGGATTCCTGCCCCTTATCGGAGTGGTTGCTTATTTCCTTCCGTCCGATCAAAAGCTAAGAGAGTGGGCAGAGGAAGCTTAG
- a CDS encoding copper amine oxidase N-terminal domain-containing protein: MNNISNYTQKMIQKITIATLLTSLVGSAAFAPPSAFSAKDDKSHSATPSAYVNNYKADGEVLIQNGLTYATLTDMSHLGNYKFSFNNEKKEITVRNENDTYVLKVGQKLASKNGETQSLSATPIIHNNKTLVPLRALGELFQARVQWNQSTKTAYILKADQVILEKLSSADLSTKRNAAVNLPRYSPLKEHELEHLEQLGDSNYSKTYYFEKGKSDSFFEKDFRDLISYYEIENNMAVLKWQANLDSQKQETHSDLFFISNPVLNEIGARPAVENWIVAEFYYVLMSDSTNYSLRDKNKIYIEPTTVILENYKIENVIVPIPDEK; the protein is encoded by the coding sequence ATGAATAACATATCAAATTACACACAAAAAATGATTCAAAAAATCACAATAGCTACTTTACTAACATCACTAGTCGGTTCTGCCGCATTTGCTCCACCAAGTGCTTTTTCAGCAAAGGATGATAAGAGCCACTCCGCAACCCCTTCTGCCTATGTAAATAACTATAAAGCAGATGGTGAAGTGCTTATTCAGAATGGACTTACCTACGCTACTCTCACAGATATGAGCCACCTAGGAAACTATAAATTTTCCTTTAACAACGAAAAGAAAGAAATTACGGTTAGGAATGAAAATGATACGTATGTCCTTAAAGTAGGACAAAAACTAGCAAGCAAAAATGGTGAAACACAGTCGCTTTCTGCTACACCGATCATTCATAACAATAAAACCTTGGTTCCTTTACGAGCGTTAGGAGAGCTTTTTCAAGCGAGGGTTCAATGGAATCAATCTACAAAAACAGCTTATATTTTAAAAGCAGATCAAGTCATTCTTGAGAAGCTTAGTAGCGCTGATCTTAGCACCAAGCGTAACGCTGCTGTGAATCTACCAAGATATTCGCCATTAAAGGAGCATGAACTAGAACATCTTGAACAGCTTGGAGATAGCAACTATAGCAAAACCTATTATTTTGAAAAAGGAAAGTCAGATTCCTTCTTTGAGAAAGATTTTCGAGATCTAATCAGCTATTATGAAATTGAGAATAATATGGCTGTGCTAAAATGGCAGGCAAACCTAGATTCACAAAAGCAAGAAACGCACAGCGATCTATTTTTTATCAGTAATCCTGTTCTGAATGAAATCGGGGCTCGTCCAGCCGTTGAGAACTGGATTGTAGCCGAATTCTACTATGTACTTATGTCAGATTCAACTAATTATTCTCTTAGAGATAAAAACAAAATTTATATAGAACCAACAACAGTCATTTTAGAAAATTACAAGATAGAGAACGTTATCGTTCCTATTCCTGATGAAAAATAA